In Hyalangium minutum, a single window of DNA contains:
- the cheB gene encoding chemotaxis-specific protein-glutamate methyltransferase CheB codes for MTTRPPTTVLVIDDSAHNRRTIKQLLESEPDVQVLDWALDGEEGLRKVVDLRPDVVTVDLEMPRMGGYTFLRLLRSAAPTPAIVISSHTHKADVFKALELGAFDFIARPAKPTPQALEELRTELLEKVRAARLVRRGGGARRLPTRLPREREPIEAPPFIVAVGASTGGPPAVQRLLEALAAEPTFCVLVCQHMPSQFTKAFADRLDSIGPFHVSEAKEGDRLAPGHVFIAPGGRHMLLVEQAGHLVLKTPEVAAKDRYVPSVDRLFTSVSKALGHKSLAVVLTGMGSDGAAGAKDVHHVGGEVWAESEETAVVFGMPQEAISTGVVKRVLPLGEIGPALLTLARRRR; via the coding sequence ATGACGACGCGCCCTCCCACCACGGTGCTCGTCATCGACGATTCGGCGCACAACCGGAGGACCATCAAGCAGCTGCTGGAGTCCGAGCCGGATGTCCAGGTGCTGGACTGGGCGCTGGACGGTGAGGAGGGGCTGCGCAAGGTGGTGGACCTGCGCCCCGACGTGGTGACGGTGGACCTGGAGATGCCCCGCATGGGCGGGTACACCTTCCTGCGGCTGCTGCGGAGCGCCGCTCCCACGCCGGCCATCGTCATCTCCAGCCATACCCACAAGGCGGACGTCTTCAAGGCGCTGGAACTGGGGGCCTTCGACTTCATCGCCCGGCCGGCCAAGCCGACGCCGCAGGCGCTCGAGGAACTGCGCACGGAGCTGCTGGAGAAGGTCCGCGCGGCGCGGCTGGTGCGCCGGGGGGGTGGGGCGAGGCGGCTTCCCACGCGGCTGCCTCGGGAGCGCGAGCCCATCGAGGCGCCCCCCTTCATCGTGGCCGTGGGCGCGTCCACGGGTGGGCCTCCGGCGGTGCAGCGGCTCCTGGAGGCGCTCGCGGCCGAGCCCACCTTCTGCGTGCTGGTCTGCCAGCACATGCCCTCCCAGTTCACCAAGGCGTTCGCGGACCGGCTGGACAGCATTGGCCCGTTCCACGTCTCGGAGGCGAAGGAGGGAGACCGTCTGGCCCCTGGCCACGTCTTCATCGCTCCGGGCGGGCGCCACATGCTGCTGGTGGAGCAGGCCGGTCACCTGGTGCTGAAGACGCCCGAGGTCGCCGCGAAGGACCGGTACGTGCCGTCGGTGGACCGGCTCTTCACCAGCGTGTCCAAGGCGCTGGGGCACAAGTCCCTGGCGGTGGTGCTCACGGGCATGGGCTCGGACGGGGCGGCGGGGGCAAAGGACGTGCACCACGTGGGCGGCGAGGTCTGGGCCGAGTCCGAGGAGACGGCCGTCGTCTTCGGCATGCCCCAGGAGGCCATCTCCACCGGAGTGGTGAAGCGGGTGCTGCCGCTGGGGGAGATCGGCCCCGCGCTGCTGACGCTGGCCCGGCGCCGGCGGTAG
- a CDS encoding response regulator: protein MTQIRALVVDDSQAMRRSIMYALQRLGGVVCVEAADGADGLKKFTQGQFDLVLTDINMPLMDGLKLISHIRQDPIHKDVPIVVITTEGATADRDRALALGASAYLVKPVQAKVVLDTVKGLLNLH from the coding sequence ATGACGCAGATCCGGGCGCTGGTGGTAGACGACTCCCAGGCCATGCGGCGCAGCATCATGTATGCCCTGCAGCGGCTGGGCGGAGTCGTCTGCGTCGAGGCCGCGGACGGTGCCGACGGCCTGAAGAAGTTCACCCAGGGCCAGTTCGACCTGGTCCTCACCGACATCAACATGCCGCTGATGGATGGGCTCAAGCTGATCAGCCACATCCGGCAGGATCCGATCCACAAGGACGTCCCCATCGTGGTCATCACCACCGAGGGGGCCACGGCGGACCGCGACCGGGCCCTGGCGCTCGGGGCAAGCGCCTACCTCGTCAAACCCGTGCAAGCCAAGGTCGTGCTCGATACGGTGAAGGGGCTGCTGAACCTGCACTGA
- a CDS encoding putative ABC exporter domain-containing protein, with amino-acid sequence MSFPRAVAFLWWASLRNRVRKQLERMRQPKYLAGLIVGGAYLYMMVVRRLSYSRSVESLPPSARALAELSLGTMVMVSLAAAWILGQDRPSLAFTETEVQQLFAAPISRRGLLHYKLARGVMGAGVSSVFTTIFIGRAVTPHLVLFFLGSVLAFVTVNLHVTAASFVRTRLARLGGWGTVLRWAVLLVLFAALGWAGYSAFQENPFPVGPEGQAPSREWLFALVSHPALQVALWPGRVLVAPALAEGVGAFLRSMPIVLGLLAVHYLWITVLIVPFEEAVVVRAEETARRRSQRVARVGHIVLRKPFFRLSASGRPEVALLWKNLIAARRIAGPEVLLVLALLGLAVPLGVAVFAPAALSQTRQVMAGVYLTFAGMLTVFGPVSMRSDLRLDLPKLDLLRALPLTGRQVVAAEMLAPGVLLAIMQLVLLLLAVAMAVGAPGPWGAELWVAGALGLAPLLPALAIGGVFVQNAAVVLFPAWLPADGERARGIEALGQRLLTLAGALVVVMGGLLPAAIVAALVGFALYGVLGVWALPCAGLVAAAGVSLEVGLGVMALGRAFDRMDVSSEGVGAP; translated from the coding sequence ATGAGCTTCCCGCGCGCGGTGGCGTTCCTGTGGTGGGCCTCGCTGCGCAACCGCGTGCGCAAGCAGCTGGAGCGCATGCGCCAGCCGAAGTACCTGGCGGGGCTCATCGTCGGCGGTGCCTACCTTTATATGATGGTGGTCCGGCGGCTGAGCTACTCGCGCTCCGTGGAGTCGCTGCCCCCCAGCGCGCGCGCCCTGGCCGAGCTGTCGCTGGGCACCATGGTGATGGTGTCGCTGGCCGCCGCTTGGATCCTCGGGCAGGACCGGCCGTCGCTCGCGTTCACGGAGACGGAGGTGCAGCAGCTGTTCGCCGCACCCATCAGCCGGCGCGGGCTGCTGCACTACAAGCTGGCCCGCGGGGTGATGGGCGCCGGGGTCAGCTCTGTCTTCACCACGATCTTCATCGGGCGGGCCGTCACCCCGCACCTGGTGCTGTTCTTCCTGGGCTCCGTGCTCGCGTTCGTCACCGTGAACCTGCACGTCACCGCGGCCTCGTTCGTTCGCACGCGGCTGGCCCGGCTCGGAGGGTGGGGCACGGTGCTGCGGTGGGCCGTGCTCCTCGTGCTGTTCGCGGCCCTGGGGTGGGCCGGGTACTCGGCGTTCCAGGAGAACCCCTTCCCGGTGGGCCCCGAGGGCCAGGCGCCTTCCCGGGAGTGGCTCTTCGCGCTCGTCTCGCACCCGGCGCTCCAGGTGGCCCTGTGGCCGGGGCGCGTCCTGGTGGCGCCCGCTCTGGCGGAGGGGGTGGGGGCCTTCCTCCGCTCGATGCCGATCGTGCTGGGGCTGCTCGCGGTCCACTACCTCTGGATCACCGTGCTCATCGTCCCCTTCGAGGAGGCGGTGGTGGTGCGGGCCGAGGAGACGGCGCGGCGGCGCAGCCAGCGGGTGGCCCGGGTGGGGCACATCGTCCTGCGCAAGCCCTTCTTCCGCCTGAGCGCCTCCGGACGGCCCGAGGTGGCGCTGCTGTGGAAGAACCTCATCGCCGCGCGTCGCATCGCCGGGCCCGAGGTGCTGCTCGTGCTGGCGCTGCTGGGGCTCGCCGTGCCCCTGGGCGTCGCCGTGTTCGCTCCCGCCGCGCTCTCCCAGACGCGGCAGGTGATGGCGGGCGTCTACCTGACGTTCGCGGGCATGCTCACCGTGTTCGGCCCCGTCTCCATGCGCTCGGATCTCCGCCTGGATCTGCCCAAGCTGGATCTGCTCCGGGCGCTCCCGTTGACGGGAAGGCAGGTGGTCGCCGCCGAGATGCTGGCCCCGGGGGTGCTGCTGGCCATCATGCAGCTCGTGCTGCTCCTGCTGGCCGTGGCCATGGCCGTGGGGGCTCCCGGCCCGTGGGGGGCCGAGCTGTGGGTGGCCGGGGCACTGGGGTTGGCGCCGTTGCTGCCCGCGCTCGCCATTGGCGGTGTGTTCGTCCAGAACGCCGCCGTGGTGCTCTTCCCCGCGTGGCTCCCCGCTGATGGCGAGCGGGCCCGCGGCATCGAGGCACTGGGCCAGCGGCTGTTGACGCTCGCAGGTGCCCTCGTGGTGGTGATGGGCGGGCTGTTGCCTGCAGCCATCGTCGCCGCGCTGGTGGGCTTCGCGCTCTATGGCGTGCTGGGTGTTTGGGCGCTGCCGTGCGCGGGGCTCGTCGCTGCGGCGGGGGTGTCGCTCGAAGTAGGCCTGGGTGTCATGGCCCTCGGCCGCGCGTTCGATCGGATGGACGTGTCGAGCGAAGGCGTGGGCGCACCGTAA
- a CDS encoding ABC transporter ATP-binding protein produces the protein MEPGTGTPVLEVVSLEKTYGAVKAVQGLTFQVAPGEVLGLVGPNGAGKTSTLRCLAGILPVSSGKVAVVGHDVAHEPVKAKQALAFLPDEPRLFEYLTVWEHLNFVARLYGVEQWEDKARALLAEMELGNKEKALPGELSRGMKQKLSIACGFLHDPRLILLDEPLTGLDPIGIRRMKASLRKRAEQGAALVLSSHLLPLVEELCHRILVISGGRAVALGTLAEIRAQLSGLEGGNASLEEIFVRITSAGSEERPEPPAS, from the coding sequence GTGGAACCTGGAACCGGGACGCCCGTGCTGGAGGTGGTGTCCCTGGAGAAGACCTACGGCGCGGTGAAGGCCGTGCAGGGGCTGACCTTCCAGGTGGCGCCCGGCGAGGTGCTGGGGCTGGTGGGCCCCAACGGTGCGGGAAAGACGTCCACCCTGAGGTGCCTCGCGGGCATCCTCCCCGTGTCCTCGGGGAAGGTCGCCGTGGTGGGCCATGACGTGGCGCACGAGCCCGTGAAGGCGAAGCAAGCGCTGGCGTTCCTGCCGGACGAGCCGCGCCTCTTCGAGTACCTCACCGTCTGGGAGCACCTGAACTTCGTGGCCCGCCTCTATGGCGTGGAGCAGTGGGAGGACAAGGCGCGCGCGCTGCTCGCGGAGATGGAGCTGGGGAACAAGGAGAAGGCGCTGCCGGGAGAGCTGTCGCGCGGCATGAAGCAGAAGCTCTCCATCGCCTGCGGCTTCCTGCATGACCCGCGGCTCATTCTCCTGGACGAGCCCCTCACGGGCTTGGACCCCATCGGCATCCGGAGGATGAAGGCCTCGCTGCGGAAGCGGGCGGAGCAGGGGGCGGCGCTGGTGCTCTCCTCGCACCTGCTGCCGTTGGTGGAGGAGCTGTGCCACCGCATCCTCGTCATCTCCGGAGGCCGCGCGGTGGCGCTCGGCACCCTGGCGGAGATCCGCGCGCAGCTGAGCGGGCTGGAGGGCGGCAACGCCTCGCTGGAGGAGATCTTCGTGCGCATCACCAGCGCCGGGAGCGAGGAGAGGCCGGAGCCTCCCGCCTCATGA